One Ranitomeya variabilis isolate aRanVar5 chromosome 5, aRanVar5.hap1, whole genome shotgun sequence DNA window includes the following coding sequences:
- the NEDD4 gene encoding E3 ubiquitin-protein ligase NEDD4 isoform X4 has protein sequence MLLRVFPKKHRLLFEVFDENRLTRDDFLGQVDIPLYQLPTENPRLERPYTFKDFILHPRNHKSKVKGHLRLKMTYLPKNSGSEEENTEQGEEMEPGWVILDQPDPNYQPQQQELTPLPPGWEERQDILGRTYYISHQFKRTQWQRPTIQDGTAGPESGNVQLEAQRAFTTRRQISEETEAPEVRESPESWEIITEDDATVYSNHSAQHAAAPDLQSQVTDELSTRLHISGDGASSRHGSTTLLPTFSGLPPGWEEKQDEKGRSYYIDHNARTTTWERPVVQSQKPSPVEMSQTSPTQNVPSGRHQKSPECESTKQTVDQEHGFLPKGWEIRHAPSGRPFFINHNTKTTTWEDPRLRIPVQLRTRPPLDVSELGPLPPGWEERTHTDGRGFYIDHNTKKTQWEDPRLETAAITGPAVPYSRDYKRKYEYFRKKLKKQLDIPNRFEMKLRRSAIFEDSYRRIIAVKRPEFLKARLWIEFDNEKGLDYGGVAREWFFLISKEMFNPYYGLFEYSATDNYTLQINPNSGLCNEDHLSYFKFIGRVAGMAVYHGKLLDGFFIRPFYKMMLQKAITLNDMQSVDSEYYNSLLWILENDPEELDLRFTVDEELFGQTHQHDLMPGGSDIVVTNKNKKEYIHLVIQWRFVNRIQKQMASFKEGFFELIPQDLIKIFDENELELLMCGLGDVDVNNWREHTKYKNGYCLGHQVIQWFWKAVLIMDAEKRIRLLQFVTGTSRVPMNGFAELYGSNGPQLFTVEKWGSPDKLPRAHTCFNRLDLPPYESFEDLWDKLHIAIENAQGFDGVD, from the exons ACCAGAGATGACTTTCTTGGTCAAGTGGATATTCCTCTGTACCAGTTACCG ACAGAAAATCCCCGGTTGGAGCGACCATATACATTTAAAGACTTCATCCTTCATCCACGAAA TCACAAGTCGAAAGTCAAGGGACATCTCAGATTAAAAATGACTTATTTACCTAAAAACAGTGGATCCGAAGAAGAAAACACAGAGCAAGGCGAGGAGATGGAG CCTGGCTGGGTTATATTGGACCAACCAGATCCTAATTATCAACCACAACAGCAGGAGCTAACTCCACTACCTCCAGGGTGGGAAGAGAGACAAGATATCCTAGGCAGAACCTACTACATCAGCCATCAGTTTAAGAGGACGCAGTGGCAGAGGCCTACCATTCA AGATGGCACTGCTGGTCCAGAAAGTGGCAATGTTCAGCTGGAGGCTCAACGCGCATTCACTACAAGAAGGCAAATCTCTGAGGAAACCGAAGCTCCGGAAGTCAGAGAGTCTCCAGAG AGCTGGGAGATTATTACAGAGGATGATGCTACAGTGTACAGCAACCATTCTGCCCAGCACGCGGCTGCCCCAGACCTCCAGTCACAAGTCACTGATGAGCTGAGCACCAGACTGCACATATCTGGAGATGGAGCCAGCAGTAGACACGGCTCCACCACG ttgTTACCGACATTCTCAGGATTACCTCCTGGTTGGGAAGAAAAGCAAGATGAGAAAGGAAGGTCATATTACATAGATCACAATGCTAGAACTACAACGTGGGAGAGGCCTGTGGTTCAG TCTCAGAAGCCATCACCTGTGGAAATGTCACAGACCTCTCCCACCCAGAATGTTCCTAGTGGTCGTCATCAGAAGTCTCCAGAATGTGAATCCACCAAACAGACTGTGGACCAGGAACATGGATTCCTCCCCAAAGGCTGGGAAATCAGGCATGCCCCAAGCGGACGGCCCTTCTTTATCAATCACAACACTAAGACTACAACATGG GAAGACCCGAGACTGCGAATTCCTGTGCAGCTACGGACAAGGCCTCCTTTAGATGTGTCAGAGCTGGGACCACTGCCA CCTGGTTGGGAAGAGAGGACGCACACGGATGGCCGAGGCTTTTATATTGACCACA ACACAAAAAAAACTCAATGGGAAGATCCGCGCTTGGAGACCGCCGCCATAACCGGACCG GCTGTACCTTATTCTCGGGATTACAAAAGAAAATATGAGTACTTCCGTAAAAAGTTGAAGAAGCAG CTCGATATTCCTAATCGGTTTGAAATGAAGTTGCGTCGGTCGGCCATTTTTGAGGATTCCTACAGAAGAATAATCGCTGTGAAACGGCCAGAATTTCTCAAAGCACGTCTCTGGATTGAATTTGACAATGAGAAAGGTTTAGATTATGGAGGCGTTGCCAGAGAATGGTTCTTCTTGATATCGAAAGAAATGTTCAATCCATATTATGGTCTCTTTGAGTACTCTGCGAC TGATAATTACACTTTGCAAATCAATCCAAATTCTGGACTGTGCAATGAAGATCACCTTTCATATTTCAAGTTTATTGGCCGAGTGGCTGGGATGGCAGTTTACCATGGAAAGCTTCTGGATG GTTTCTTCATACGACCATTTTATAAAATGATGCTACAGAAGGCCATAACCCTGAATGACATGCAGTCTGTG GATAGTGAGTATTACAATTCCCTCCTGTGGATACTTGAGAATGATCCAGAAGAACTAGACCTACGATTCACTGTGGATGAAGAGCTGTTTGGACAG acccATCAACATGATCTGATGCCTGGTGGATCAGACATAGTAGTCACCAACAAGAACAAGAAAGAGTACATACA TCTTGTCATCCAGTGGAGGTTTGTGAACAGGATCCAGAAGCAGATGGCTTCTTTTAAAGAG ggaTTTTTTGAACTGATTCCTCAAGATCTGATTAAAATATTTGATGAAAATGAGTTGGAG CTCCTCATGTGTGGCTTGGGAGACGTGGATGTCAACAACTGGAGGGAACATACCAAGTATAAAAATGGTTATTGTCTCGGACACCAAGTTATTCAGTGGTTTTGGAAG GCTGTGTTAATAATGGATGCAGAGAAAAGGATTCGCCTGCTGCAGTTTGTCACTGGTACTTCAAGGGTACCAATGAATGGATTTGCTGAGCTCTACG
- the NEDD4 gene encoding E3 ubiquitin-protein ligase NEDD4 isoform X3 has translation MLLRVFPKKHRLLFEVFDENRLTRDDFLGQVDIPLYQLPTENPRLERPYTFKDFILHPRNHKSKVKGHLRLKMTYLPKNSGSEEENTEQGEEMEPGWVILDQPDPNYQPQQQELTPLPPGWEERQDILGRTYYISHQFKRTQWQRPTIQDGTAGPESGNVQLEAQRAFTTRRQISEETEAPEVRESPESWEIITEDDATVYSNHSAQHAAAPDLQSQVTDELSTRLHISGDGASSRHGSTTAHSSRRETLQSYTQEELPTLPVLLPTFSGLPPGWEEKQDEKGRSYYIDHNARTTTWERPVVQSQKPSPVEMSQTSPTQNVPSGRHQKSPECESTKQTVDQEHGFLPKGWEIRHAPSGRPFFINHNTKTTTWEDPRLRIPVQLRTRPPLDVSELGPLPPGWEERTHTDGRGFYIDHNTKKTQWEDPRLETAAITGPAVPYSRDYKRKYEYFRKKLKKQLDIPNRFEMKLRRSAIFEDSYRRIIAVKRPEFLKARLWIEFDNEKGLDYGGVAREWFFLISKEMFNPYYGLFEYSATDNYTLQINPNSGLCNEDHLSYFKFIGRVAGMAVYHGKLLDGFFIRPFYKMMLQKAITLNDMQSVDSEYYNSLLWILENDPEELDLRFTVDEELFGQTHQHDLMPGGSDIVVTNKNKKEYIHLVIQWRFVNRIQKQMASFKEGFFELIPQDLIKIFDENELELLMCGLGDVDVNNWREHTKYKNGYCLGHQVIQWFWKAVLIMDAEKRIRLLQFVTGTSRVPMNGFAELYGSNGPQLFTVEKWGSPDKLPRAHTCFNRLDLPPYESFEDLWDKLHIAIENAQGFDGVD, from the exons ACCAGAGATGACTTTCTTGGTCAAGTGGATATTCCTCTGTACCAGTTACCG ACAGAAAATCCCCGGTTGGAGCGACCATATACATTTAAAGACTTCATCCTTCATCCACGAAA TCACAAGTCGAAAGTCAAGGGACATCTCAGATTAAAAATGACTTATTTACCTAAAAACAGTGGATCCGAAGAAGAAAACACAGAGCAAGGCGAGGAGATGGAG CCTGGCTGGGTTATATTGGACCAACCAGATCCTAATTATCAACCACAACAGCAGGAGCTAACTCCACTACCTCCAGGGTGGGAAGAGAGACAAGATATCCTAGGCAGAACCTACTACATCAGCCATCAGTTTAAGAGGACGCAGTGGCAGAGGCCTACCATTCA AGATGGCACTGCTGGTCCAGAAAGTGGCAATGTTCAGCTGGAGGCTCAACGCGCATTCACTACAAGAAGGCAAATCTCTGAGGAAACCGAAGCTCCGGAAGTCAGAGAGTCTCCAGAG AGCTGGGAGATTATTACAGAGGATGATGCTACAGTGTACAGCAACCATTCTGCCCAGCACGCGGCTGCCCCAGACCTCCAGTCACAAGTCACTGATGAGCTGAGCACCAGACTGCACATATCTGGAGATGGAGCCAGCAGTAGACACGGCTCCACCACG GCGCATTCCAGCAGAAGAGAAACCCTGCAGTCCTATACACAGGAAGAACTCCCTACATTACCTGTT ttgTTACCGACATTCTCAGGATTACCTCCTGGTTGGGAAGAAAAGCAAGATGAGAAAGGAAGGTCATATTACATAGATCACAATGCTAGAACTACAACGTGGGAGAGGCCTGTGGTTCAG TCTCAGAAGCCATCACCTGTGGAAATGTCACAGACCTCTCCCACCCAGAATGTTCCTAGTGGTCGTCATCAGAAGTCTCCAGAATGTGAATCCACCAAACAGACTGTGGACCAGGAACATGGATTCCTCCCCAAAGGCTGGGAAATCAGGCATGCCCCAAGCGGACGGCCCTTCTTTATCAATCACAACACTAAGACTACAACATGG GAAGACCCGAGACTGCGAATTCCTGTGCAGCTACGGACAAGGCCTCCTTTAGATGTGTCAGAGCTGGGACCACTGCCA CCTGGTTGGGAAGAGAGGACGCACACGGATGGCCGAGGCTTTTATATTGACCACA ACACAAAAAAAACTCAATGGGAAGATCCGCGCTTGGAGACCGCCGCCATAACCGGACCG GCTGTACCTTATTCTCGGGATTACAAAAGAAAATATGAGTACTTCCGTAAAAAGTTGAAGAAGCAG CTCGATATTCCTAATCGGTTTGAAATGAAGTTGCGTCGGTCGGCCATTTTTGAGGATTCCTACAGAAGAATAATCGCTGTGAAACGGCCAGAATTTCTCAAAGCACGTCTCTGGATTGAATTTGACAATGAGAAAGGTTTAGATTATGGAGGCGTTGCCAGAGAATGGTTCTTCTTGATATCGAAAGAAATGTTCAATCCATATTATGGTCTCTTTGAGTACTCTGCGAC TGATAATTACACTTTGCAAATCAATCCAAATTCTGGACTGTGCAATGAAGATCACCTTTCATATTTCAAGTTTATTGGCCGAGTGGCTGGGATGGCAGTTTACCATGGAAAGCTTCTGGATG GTTTCTTCATACGACCATTTTATAAAATGATGCTACAGAAGGCCATAACCCTGAATGACATGCAGTCTGTG GATAGTGAGTATTACAATTCCCTCCTGTGGATACTTGAGAATGATCCAGAAGAACTAGACCTACGATTCACTGTGGATGAAGAGCTGTTTGGACAG acccATCAACATGATCTGATGCCTGGTGGATCAGACATAGTAGTCACCAACAAGAACAAGAAAGAGTACATACA TCTTGTCATCCAGTGGAGGTTTGTGAACAGGATCCAGAAGCAGATGGCTTCTTTTAAAGAG ggaTTTTTTGAACTGATTCCTCAAGATCTGATTAAAATATTTGATGAAAATGAGTTGGAG CTCCTCATGTGTGGCTTGGGAGACGTGGATGTCAACAACTGGAGGGAACATACCAAGTATAAAAATGGTTATTGTCTCGGACACCAAGTTATTCAGTGGTTTTGGAAG GCTGTGTTAATAATGGATGCAGAGAAAAGGATTCGCCTGCTGCAGTTTGTCACTGGTACTTCAAGGGTACCAATGAATGGATTTGCTGAGCTCTACG